From Chromatiales bacterium, one genomic window encodes:
- a CDS encoding lipoprotein-releasing ABC transporter permease subunit, giving the protein MIRPVALWMALRYLRTQRANQFASLVGVASVLGVALGVAALIVVLSVMNGFENELRSRLVSITGHAAVLTGRQGDGWRELRDDLRTWPGIVAAAPYVELEAMLANGGELAGVVIEGMDPAQNAAFADQRAAIFGEGLAELRPGTFNALLGRALAMRLGLATGERVRVMVPVRDADGRLVSRLREITVAGVFEIGVRDHDSVRVLLNLADAAQLAGLGDRVTGVRLEMADIFAAPEILRRWEAHWAAAGGAGFATTDWTRDNASYFRAVRIEKVMMTLLLSLIVAVAAFNIVATLVMIVTDKRPGIAILRTLGFSRRMIIATFALQGLLIGWVGVLAGILAGSLLAENIASVVPALENFFGFEFMPADVYYLTSLPVDLQVDDLFWVSVIALLMTAIATIYPALRAASVAPAEVLRYE; this is encoded by the coding sequence GTGATACGGCCGGTCGCCCTGTGGATGGCCTTGCGCTATCTGCGCACCCAGCGCGCCAACCAGTTTGCATCCCTCGTGGGCGTGGCTTCGGTGCTTGGTGTGGCGCTGGGGGTGGCGGCGTTGATCGTGGTTCTTTCCGTCATGAACGGCTTTGAAAACGAGCTGCGTTCGCGCCTGGTAAGCATCACCGGGCATGCGGCGGTGCTGACCGGCCGGCAGGGTGACGGGTGGCGTGAACTGCGCGATGACCTCCGCACCTGGCCCGGCATCGTCGCCGCGGCTCCTTATGTCGAACTCGAGGCGATGCTGGCCAATGGCGGTGAACTCGCCGGTGTGGTGATCGAAGGCATGGATCCTGCGCAGAATGCAGCTTTCGCCGATCAGCGTGCCGCCATCTTCGGTGAAGGGCTTGCCGAGCTGCGTCCCGGCACCTTCAATGCGCTGCTGGGCCGTGCACTGGCCATGCGCCTGGGGCTTGCGACCGGCGAACGCGTGCGGGTCATGGTGCCGGTACGTGATGCGGACGGGCGCCTGGTTTCCAGGCTGCGCGAGATCACTGTCGCCGGGGTTTTTGAAATCGGTGTGCGGGACCACGATTCCGTCCGTGTGTTGCTCAATCTGGCAGATGCGGCACAGCTGGCCGGGCTCGGCGACAGGGTGACCGGTGTGCGCCTGGAGATGGCCGACATCTTCGCGGCGCCGGAAATCCTGCGGCGCTGGGAAGCCCATTGGGCCGCCGCTGGCGGGGCAGGGTTTGCGACCACCGACTGGACGCGCGACAACGCCAGTTACTTCCGGGCCGTGCGCATCGAGAAGGTGATGATGACCCTGCTGCTGTCGCTGATCGTGGCCGTAGCCGCCTTCAATATTGTCGCCACGCTGGTGATGATCGTGACGGACAAGCGGCCGGGTATCGCGATTCTGCGCACACTGGGTTTTTCCCGGCGGATGATCATTGCCACATTTGCCTTGCAGGGGCTGCTCATCGGCTGGGTCGGTGTGCTTGCCGGAATCCTGGCTGGCAGCCTGCTGGCCGAAAACATTGCGTCCGTCGTGCCTGCGCTGGAAAACTTTTTTGGCTTCGAGTTCATGCCGGCTGATGTGTACTACCTGACCAGCCTGCCAGTCGATTTGCAGGTCGATGATCTTTTCTGGGTGAGCGTGATCGCGCTGCTGATGACCGCGATTGCAACCATCTATCCGGCCCTGCGCGCCGCATCTGTTGCGCCGGCTGAAGTGCTGCGCTACGAGTAG
- a CDS encoding phosphodiesterase encodes MNTVYRMLSCLAVSLVLAGPAAADTLLIESVQAARATANERPTRGLSMDSVEARWGAPTNRSAAVGKPPITRWEYPSFVVYFEYQHVIDAVPR; translated from the coding sequence ATGAATACAGTCTACCGGATGCTCAGTTGTCTGGCAGTCAGTCTGGTGCTCGCGGGCCCTGCCGCCGCAGATACCCTGCTCATCGAGAGCGTGCAAGCCGCCAGGGCCACCGCCAACGAACGACCAACTCGCGGCCTCAGCATGGACAGCGTGGAAGCCCGATGGGGTGCACCAACCAACCGGTCCGCTGCCGTTGGAAAGCCGCCGATCACGCGCTGGGAATATCCCTCGTTTGTCGTGTATTTCGAATACCAGCACGTCATCGACGCTGTTCCGCGCTAG
- the mfd gene encoding transcription-repair coupling factor: MLSLPLPLPTGASTRRNWTALPGCGEALGLASLRATAADFWLIIVPSVARAESLEAELRFFLGTATGLAVFPDTEVLPYDTFSPHQDLTSRRLMVLRDVAAGRINTLIVAASTLLPRLAPTRYISGYSISLAAGQKLRPEQLRLQLETAGYQRVAQVMEHGDFAVRGSLLDFYPMGSEQPVRIDFLDDEIESLREFDPDSQLSGTVLQSLETLPAREMPVDAEAIKQFRQAYRRRFEGNPARSIIYREVSEGRMPGGIENYLPLFFEETALLWDYLPPGRLTVSLGEPGTLFGSAWQQIAERHAQAGENSERPALAPHEINAPPEEHLAQLACGPSLVIESGSDAAATSLPSLQINARQEHPTRQLGEFVRGFAGRVLFAAESPGRREMLADILRQEKLPATETAGWSSFLASPAPAMLAVAPLEQGLLLESAGIAVITERELFGERTRSRRRQRRVRDPEQILSDLTDLLVGAPIVHVDHGVGRYRGLTTITIDEMPTEFLTVEYAGGDLLHVPVASLHMISRYTGGSAEEAPLHRLGSDQWDKARRKAAAKIRDVAAELLELYAQRAARKSIRSAEIQNDYAAFAAAFPFEPTEDQATAIEAVIKDLRSDSPMDRLVCGDVGFGKTEVALRAAFIAVSSGKQVAVLVPTTLLAQQHQQNFADRFADWPYTVEALSRFRSAQETRKIIEGVESGSVDIVIGTHRLLQGDLRFRNLGLIIVDEEHRFGVRHKERLKALRTEADVLTLTATPIPRTLNMALGRLRDLSLITTPPETRLSIKTFVTRWEAPLIREACLRELKRGGQVYFVHNHIEDIQKIAAALAEIVPEARIEVAHGQMREQELEQIMLDFNHRRFHVLVCTAIIESGIDIPSANTIIINRADRFGLAQLHQLRGRVGRSHHQAFAYLLAPPREALKPDAIKRLDAIAALEDLGSGFMLATHDMEIRGAGELLGEEQSGQIQEIGFELYNDMLMRTIKALESGLEPGLDSALPPAVEINLHLPALLPDDYLPDVHLRLVHYKRIASARSDQALRELQVELVDRFGSLPEATRNLFRLTALRLRAEPLAIRRLDAGPAGGFVEFGSATTVSPAWLVKLLGDELATYRLDRQQKLRFRAELEDSNARFSFVERLVAEMLENREKPATKPAARKDAVTERR, encoded by the coding sequence CTGCTATCACTGCCACTGCCACTGCCGACCGGGGCCAGCACCCGCCGGAACTGGACGGCCTTGCCTGGCTGCGGCGAAGCACTCGGACTCGCCAGCCTGCGCGCGACGGCCGCCGACTTCTGGCTGATCATCGTGCCGAGCGTTGCACGCGCCGAGAGCCTTGAAGCCGAACTGCGTTTTTTTCTTGGCACGGCAACCGGCCTCGCTGTATTTCCCGACACCGAAGTACTGCCCTACGATACCTTCAGCCCCCATCAGGACCTCACCTCGCGGCGGCTGATGGTGTTGCGCGATGTCGCGGCGGGCCGGATCAATACCTTGATCGTAGCGGCCTCCACGCTGCTGCCCCGGCTGGCACCGACGCGCTATATCAGCGGCTACAGCATCTCGCTGGCAGCTGGCCAGAAGCTGCGGCCGGAGCAGTTGCGCCTGCAGCTGGAGACAGCTGGCTATCAGCGTGTCGCGCAGGTCATGGAGCATGGCGACTTCGCCGTACGTGGCTCCCTGCTCGATTTCTATCCGATGGGCTCCGAGCAGCCGGTCCGTATCGATTTTCTGGACGACGAGATCGAAAGCCTGCGTGAATTCGATCCCGACTCCCAACTCTCGGGCACCGTGCTTCAATCGCTGGAAACGCTTCCGGCGCGTGAAATGCCGGTCGACGCCGAAGCCATCAAGCAGTTTCGCCAGGCCTACCGGCGCCGATTCGAGGGCAACCCGGCGCGGTCGATCATCTATCGTGAAGTATCAGAAGGACGCATGCCCGGCGGTATCGAGAACTATCTGCCGCTGTTCTTCGAGGAAACAGCCCTGCTCTGGGATTACCTGCCGCCCGGACGCCTGACTGTTTCGCTGGGCGAACCCGGCACACTGTTCGGCTCGGCCTGGCAGCAGATTGCCGAGCGTCATGCGCAGGCGGGCGAAAACTCCGAGCGGCCCGCGCTGGCGCCACATGAGATCAACGCACCTCCGGAAGAACACCTGGCACAGCTGGCATGTGGTCCATCGCTGGTGATCGAGAGTGGGAGTGATGCGGCAGCTACCAGCCTGCCTTCACTGCAGATCAATGCGCGACAGGAACATCCAACCCGCCAGCTGGGCGAGTTTGTGCGCGGATTTGCAGGTCGCGTGCTGTTCGCCGCAGAGTCACCGGGGCGCCGGGAAATGCTGGCCGACATCCTGCGCCAGGAAAAACTTCCGGCAACCGAGACAGCGGGCTGGTCTTCCTTCCTCGCCAGTCCGGCGCCCGCCATGCTCGCTGTCGCACCACTGGAACAGGGGCTGCTGCTGGAGAGTGCCGGCATTGCGGTCATCACCGAACGCGAACTGTTCGGCGAACGGACGCGCAGCCGGCGGCGCCAGCGGCGGGTCCGTGATCCGGAGCAGATACTCAGCGACCTGACCGACCTGCTGGTCGGCGCACCGATCGTGCACGTCGATCACGGCGTCGGACGTTATCGCGGCCTGACGACCATCACCATCGACGAGATGCCGACCGAGTTCCTGACCGTTGAATACGCCGGCGGCGACCTGCTGCACGTCCCCGTGGCTTCCCTGCACATGATTTCTCGCTACACGGGTGGCTCCGCGGAAGAAGCGCCGCTGCACCGCCTGGGCAGCGACCAGTGGGACAAGGCCAGACGCAAGGCTGCCGCGAAAATCCGCGACGTCGCGGCCGAACTGCTCGAACTCTATGCGCAACGTGCCGCACGGAAGAGCATTCGCAGCGCGGAGATACAGAACGACTATGCCGCATTCGCCGCTGCTTTTCCCTTTGAGCCGACCGAAGACCAGGCGACTGCCATCGAAGCCGTCATCAAGGACCTGCGCTCCGACAGCCCGATGGACCGGCTGGTCTGCGGCGATGTGGGCTTTGGCAAGACCGAAGTGGCACTGCGCGCCGCCTTCATCGCTGTCTCGTCCGGGAAACAGGTCGCGGTACTTGTGCCGACCACGCTGCTCGCCCAGCAGCACCAGCAGAATTTCGCCGACCGTTTCGCCGACTGGCCATATACGGTGGAAGCGCTGTCGCGATTCCGCTCGGCCCAGGAAACCCGCAAGATCATCGAGGGCGTCGAATCCGGCAGCGTCGATATCGTTATCGGCACACATCGGCTGCTGCAGGGCGACCTGCGCTTCAGGAATCTTGGCCTGATCATCGTCGATGAGGAACATCGCTTCGGCGTGAGGCACAAGGAGCGGCTCAAGGCACTGCGCACCGAAGCCGATGTGCTGACACTGACGGCAACGCCCATTCCTCGCACGCTCAACATGGCGCTGGGACGGCTGCGGGACCTGTCGCTGATCACAACGCCGCCTGAAACGCGCCTGAGCATCAAGACCTTTGTGACCCGCTGGGAAGCGCCGCTGATCCGCGAGGCCTGCCTGCGCGAACTGAAGCGCGGCGGCCAGGTGTACTTCGTGCACAATCACATCGAGGACATCCAGAAGATCGCTGCTGCGCTTGCCGAGATAGTTCCTGAAGCGCGCATCGAGGTCGCCCATGGCCAGATGCGTGAGCAGGAACTCGAGCAGATCATGCTCGACTTCAATCACCGGCGTTTTCATGTCCTCGTCTGCACCGCCATCATCGAAAGCGGCATCGACATACCCTCGGCGAACACCATCATCATCAACCGTGCAGATCGTTTTGGTCTGGCCCAGCTGCATCAGTTGCGCGGCCGGGTCGGCCGGTCCCATCACCAGGCATTTGCCTATCTGCTTGCGCCACCGCGGGAAGCCCTGAAACCCGATGCCATCAAGCGACTCGATGCGATTGCCGCACTGGAAGACCTGGGCTCCGGCTTCATGCTTGCCACACATGACATGGAGATTCGCGGTGCCGGCGAACTGCTCGGCGAGGAACAGAGCGGCCAGATCCAGGAAATAGGTTTCGAGCTCTACAACGACATGCTCATGCGCACGATCAAGGCACTGGAAAGCGGACTGGAGCCGGGCCTGGACAGCGCCCTGCCGCCGGCGGTCGAGATCAACCTGCATCTCCCGGCGCTGCTGCCGGATGACTACCTGCCAGACGTGCATCTGCGCCTGGTGCATTACAAGCGCATCGCCAGCGCCCGCTCGGATCAGGCCCTGCGCGAACTGCAGGTGGAACTCGTGGATCGCTTCGGCTCACTGCCGGAAGCAACGCGCAACCTTTTCCGTCTCACGGCATTGCGTCTGCGCGCCGAGCCGCTGGCAATACGCCGGCTCGATGCAGGACCGGCTGGCGGCTTCGTGGAGTTCGGGTCGGCCACAACCGTGAGCCCGGCCTGGCTGGTGAAACTGTTGGGCGATGAACTCGCGACCTACCGGCTCGACCGGCAGCAGAAGCTGCGTTTCCGGGCCGAACTGGAAGACAGCAACGCGCGCTTCAGCTTTGTGGAACGACTGGTAGCGGAAATGCTGGAGAACCGGGAGAAGCCGGCGACAAAGCCTGCAGCACGGAAAGATGCGGTTACGGAGCGTCGTTAA
- a CDS encoding diguanylate cyclase has translation MNKHLLRQALDAVATPVLIVDAQCDDKLVVYANPAAGRALGLQASELIARPASNLSLEPATDERWQLRAKDGSALTLHQVPLYAQPGQASYWLLTGDPIEPPAVRTSARSTGVGGRATEVPSRIIRDDRTDVTTGIPGRTAFLEVQYRDWLIARQEQKRLSVIVFRINALESYQKLFGRHATETCLRRVAHAISNSLQRSTDYTARVGNDRFAVLISGGAEDRIAQFAERIAQRVWDLAIHHPRAQPARYVTVSFSLASEIPPVSAEEPGLLEDAEARLTRGHEPEEQCSSSLETG, from the coding sequence TTGAATAAACATCTGCTAAGACAAGCGCTGGATGCGGTCGCCACGCCGGTACTGATCGTTGACGCTCAGTGCGATGACAAGCTGGTCGTCTACGCAAATCCTGCCGCAGGCCGGGCGCTGGGCCTGCAGGCCAGCGAACTGATCGCGCGGCCGGCATCCAACCTCAGCCTCGAACCCGCTACAGACGAGCGCTGGCAACTGCGGGCCAAAGACGGTTCAGCGCTCACATTGCATCAGGTGCCGTTGTACGCGCAGCCCGGCCAGGCCAGTTACTGGCTGCTGACCGGCGACCCGATAGAGCCGCCCGCTGTCCGGACTTCGGCGCGATCTACCGGCGTTGGCGGTCGAGCAACGGAAGTCCCGTCGCGGATCATTCGCGATGACCGTACCGACGTAACGACAGGCATTCCCGGCCGAACGGCGTTCCTCGAAGTCCAGTACCGCGACTGGCTCATAGCCAGGCAGGAACAAAAGCGGCTCAGCGTCATCGTATTCCGCATAAACGCCCTGGAGAGTTATCAGAAACTTTTCGGCCGTCATGCGACGGAGACCTGCCTGCGCCGGGTAGCGCATGCGATCAGCAATTCACTGCAGCGATCCACGGACTACACCGCGCGTGTGGGCAACGATCGCTTTGCGGTACTGATTTCCGGCGGGGCAGAAGACCGTATTGCACAGTTTGCCGAGCGAATCGCCCAGCGTGTCTGGGATCTCGCCATCCATCATCCACGGGCACAGCCCGCACGCTATGTAACCGTATCTTTTTCCCTGGCTTCGGAAATTCCGCCGGTCAGCGCCGAGGAACCGGGCCTGCTGGAGGATGCGGAGGCCCGCCTCACGCGTGGCCATGAGCCTGAAGAACAATGCAGCTCTTCGCTCGAAACGGGTTGA
- a CDS encoding S-methyl-5'-thioinosine phosphorylase, which produces MRLGIIAGSGTASFLSGGQLVRLAAGPWGECSGPVRRVVIAGHEVLLMARHGEPGAPAIAPHVVNYRANVWAFRELGVDHLLGINTVGGISHHAACGSLVLPDQLIDYSWGREHTYCGRTEFPLQHVEFTMPFSAPLREQLSSAAHRAGISLRSVGTYGVTQGPRLETAAEIDRMERDGCDLVGMTAMPEAGLARELGISYAICCVVVNQAAGRSPSGVGIHTEIAAHLAAGLSQAEALVQAFLRAN; this is translated from the coding sequence ATGCGACTCGGGATCATCGCTGGATCAGGCACGGCATCGTTTCTGTCAGGCGGCCAGCTGGTCCGGCTGGCCGCTGGTCCATGGGGCGAATGCTCCGGGCCAGTCCGGCGCGTCGTCATTGCCGGTCATGAGGTCCTGCTGATGGCGCGGCATGGAGAGCCGGGGGCGCCAGCGATTGCGCCACATGTCGTGAACTACCGTGCGAATGTCTGGGCTTTCCGCGAGCTGGGCGTCGATCATCTGCTCGGAATCAATACAGTTGGCGGCATCTCTCACCATGCAGCGTGCGGTTCGCTGGTGTTGCCTGACCAGTTGATCGATTACAGCTGGGGGCGTGAGCACACCTATTGCGGTCGCACGGAATTCCCCCTGCAACATGTGGAGTTCACCATGCCGTTCAGCGCCCCACTGCGTGAACAGCTGTCAAGTGCTGCGCATCGGGCTGGTATCAGTCTGAGATCTGTTGGTACTTATGGAGTCACCCAGGGGCCACGGCTGGAGACGGCTGCCGAAATCGATCGCATGGAACGCGATGGCTGCGACCTGGTCGGGATGACCGCGATGCCTGAAGCAGGCCTTGCGCGCGAGCTGGGCATCTCCTATGCCATCTGCTGCGTGGTCGTGAACCAGGCTGCCGGGCGATCGCCATCCGGCGTCGGTATCCATACCGAAATCGCAGCGCATCTGGCAGCGGGTCTGAGCCAGGCCGAAGCGCTGGTGCAGGCCTTCCTGCGCGCCAACTGA
- a CDS encoding hypoxanthine-guanine phosphoribosyltransferase encodes MVPPVAGARLVATPAEVEVAYQRLATAIQPELAAGDCVLLGVLLGGVVPLVRVAGLLQGDLLIDVCRVGRYGDATRGGIPQWISPPQVVMRDQHVILIDDIFDEGVTLDFVAAWCRQQGARQLSTAVLVRKRHERVSSSLTPDHVGLEVGDEYVFGCGMDFRGRWRHLDAIWGLPA; translated from the coding sequence ATGGTTCCGCCAGTCGCAGGGGCACGCCTGGTCGCCACGCCCGCAGAGGTTGAAGTGGCGTATCAGAGACTCGCGACAGCCATCCAGCCGGAGCTCGCGGCGGGTGACTGCGTATTGCTCGGCGTATTGCTGGGCGGTGTCGTGCCGCTGGTGCGGGTTGCGGGTTTGCTGCAGGGTGATCTGCTGATCGATGTCTGCCGTGTCGGCCGCTATGGTGATGCGACTCGCGGTGGAATTCCGCAGTGGATCAGTCCGCCCCAAGTCGTGATGCGGGATCAGCATGTCATTCTCATCGACGATATCTTTGACGAAGGGGTTACGCTGGATTTTGTCGCCGCCTGGTGCCGGCAGCAGGGCGCACGCCAGCTCAGCACGGCAGTGCTGGTCCGCAAGCGGCATGAGCGGGTCAGCAGCTCGCTGACACCGGATCATGTCGGACTGGAAGTCGGCGATGAGTATGTGTTTGGCTGCGGCATGGATTTTCGCGGACGCTGGCGACATCTGGATGCAATCTGGGGGTTGCCCGCATAG
- the nagZ gene encoding beta-N-acetylhexosaminidase: MTLGPLMLDVEGHALSAAECDRLRNPLVGGVILFSRNYADPNQLRELVAEIRALRMPPLLIAVDQEGGRIQRFRDGFYALPSLRWLGHQYDLDAAEGRRLAWQCGWLMAAEVLESGVDFSFSPVVDLDYGLSEVIGDRSFHRDPEIVATLAVSWLQGMHKAGMIGVAKHFPGHGHVVADSHLDLPVDHRTLPELYDDLLPYERLLSHGLNAVMVAHVRYPRVDAEVASLSPYWLRTALRRDLGMHGAIFTDDLSMRALASEGEMPERARRALTAGADMTLICNDPVAADATLEALQGYIDPAGQSRLVALRRKAGAPLPGAGLRGSADWRQAVASLDKALARPGLALS, from the coding sequence ATGACGCTTGGTCCACTGATGCTCGACGTGGAGGGTCACGCCCTGTCTGCTGCCGAGTGTGATCGGCTGCGTAATCCGCTGGTAGGCGGCGTGATTCTCTTCAGCCGGAATTACGCAGATCCAAACCAGTTACGTGAGCTGGTGGCCGAGATCCGCGCCCTGCGGATGCCGCCACTGCTCATTGCCGTGGACCAGGAAGGTGGACGGATTCAGCGTTTTCGTGACGGCTTCTATGCGCTGCCCTCCCTGCGCTGGCTGGGCCACCAGTACGATCTGGATGCCGCCGAGGGTCGCCGGCTCGCCTGGCAATGTGGCTGGCTGATGGCCGCCGAAGTCCTCGAGTCGGGCGTCGATTTCAGTTTTTCGCCGGTGGTCGATCTCGATTACGGATTGAGCGAAGTGATCGGCGACCGGTCGTTTCACCGTGATCCCGAGATCGTCGCCACGCTGGCTGTCTCGTGGCTGCAGGGCATGCACAAGGCGGGAATGATCGGTGTCGCCAAGCATTTTCCGGGGCATGGCCATGTCGTTGCTGATTCGCATCTGGATCTGCCGGTCGATCACCGAACGCTCCCGGAACTCTATGACGACCTGCTGCCCTATGAGCGGCTGCTGAGCCACGGGCTGAATGCAGTGATGGTCGCTCATGTCCGTTATCCACGTGTCGACGCCGAGGTCGCGAGCCTGTCGCCATACTGGCTTCGGACCGCACTGCGCCGTGACCTGGGTATGCATGGGGCCATCTTTACGGATGATCTCAGCATGCGGGCACTCGCCAGCGAGGGCGAGATGCCCGAGCGCGCGCGGCGTGCGCTCACCGCCGGCGCCGACATGACACTGATCTGCAATGATCCGGTAGCTGCTGATGCCACGCTGGAAGCCCTGCAGGGCTATATCGATCCTGCCGGACAGTCGCGGCTGGTAGCGCTGCGACGCAAGGCCGGCGCGCCGTTGCCTGGTGCCGGGTTGCGCGGATCGGCCGACTGGCGGCAGGCGGTGGCAAGTCTCGACAAGGCGCTGGCCCGACCGGGGCTTGCACTGAGCTGA
- a CDS encoding L,D-transpeptidase, whose protein sequence is MAHTGSSAVTIEISLRRQRLSLREAGRDLATYPVSTSRYGPGEQSGSLCTPRGRHVIRAKIGAGLPAGAVLEGRRPTGEICSPALIAAHPERDWILTRILWLSGCEPGRNRLGSVDTMRRYIYIHGTPDSEVMGVPFSHGCIRMRNADVMELFSTVKTGTPVDIVP, encoded by the coding sequence ATGGCTCACACTGGCAGTTCCGCGGTGACGATTGAAATCAGCCTCAGGCGCCAGCGGCTGAGCCTGCGTGAGGCGGGCCGTGATCTGGCGACTTATCCTGTTTCCACATCGCGTTACGGGCCGGGAGAGCAGAGTGGCAGCCTGTGTACGCCGCGCGGTCGTCACGTGATCCGCGCGAAGATCGGTGCGGGCCTGCCTGCCGGGGCTGTATTGGAAGGCCGACGTCCCACGGGCGAGATCTGCAGCCCGGCCCTGATCGCGGCACACCCGGAACGTGACTGGATACTGACACGTATCCTGTGGCTGTCCGGATGCGAGCCCGGACGCAACCGCCTTGGATCGGTAGATACCATGCGCCGTTACATCTATATCCACGGCACGCCTGACAGTGAAGTCATGGGCGTGCCCTTCTCGCACGGCTGCATCAGAATGCGCAATGCAGATGTGATGGAATTGTTTTCCACCGTGAAGACCGGAACACCGGTCGATATTGTCCCATGA
- the rlmD gene encoding 23S rRNA (uracil(1939)-C(5))-methyltransferase RlmD, producing MRRTGRPSPKPGCRQIPPLLHSRLPGTDRPVASIAPAETAEVLDLTLEGAGVVASPGGKRVLVPGALAGEQISFRRERRRRNFDEGVLLEVLRPSAQRAVPACEYFSRCGGCSLQHLEPAAQLEMKQAALLDSLQRIGRVVPERILPPISASVWGYRRRARLAVRHVAKKGRVLVGFRERDQPRVVDMLSCETMHPVVSCLLPELSVLIGALSIRARLPQIEVTVADNATALVLRVLDPPAAGDMALLREFAATHALRIYLQSGGPDSVAPLDPLQPDEELCYAIPGYGLSLRFGPADFIQVHAEVNLRMIDQAIALLAPVATDRVLDLYCGIGNFTLPLAKCAAEVTGIEGARPALERARQNAAAAGLANTRFIEADLGGAGVEGAWTRQSFELVLLDPPRTGAAELLPALAGVGARRIVYVSCHPGTLARDAGLLVSAHGYRLEAAGAMDMFPQTSHVESMALFVKN from the coding sequence ATGCGCCGCACTGGAAGGCCTTCGCCGAAGCCTGGGTGCAGACAGATTCCGCCGCTGTTACACAGCCGCCTGCCGGGGACTGATCGTCCTGTGGCCAGCATCGCACCGGCGGAAACCGCTGAAGTCCTGGATCTGACCCTCGAAGGTGCAGGGGTTGTCGCCTCGCCTGGAGGCAAGCGGGTGCTGGTGCCGGGTGCGCTGGCCGGTGAGCAGATCAGTTTCAGGCGTGAGCGGCGCCGGCGCAATTTCGACGAGGGTGTGCTGCTCGAGGTATTGCGTCCTTCGGCGCAGCGTGCGGTCCCGGCCTGCGAATATTTTTCCCGCTGTGGCGGCTGCTCGCTTCAGCATCTGGAACCGGCTGCACAGCTGGAGATGAAGCAGGCGGCCCTGCTCGACAGCCTGCAGCGGATCGGCCGGGTTGTGCCGGAACGGATACTGCCGCCCATCAGTGCTTCGGTATGGGGCTACCGTCGGCGGGCTCGGCTTGCCGTGCGTCACGTCGCGAAGAAGGGCCGTGTCCTCGTTGGTTTTCGTGAGCGCGACCAGCCGCGGGTTGTCGACATGCTGTCCTGTGAAACCATGCATCCGGTTGTGAGCTGCCTGTTGCCGGAGCTGTCGGTGCTGATCGGTGCGCTGTCGATCCGCGCGCGGCTGCCGCAGATCGAAGTAACGGTTGCGGACAATGCGACAGCGCTGGTCCTGCGGGTTCTGGATCCACCCGCAGCAGGAGACATGGCCCTGCTGCGCGAATTCGCAGCGACGCATGCGCTGAGAATTTACCTGCAGTCCGGGGGTCCCGATTCCGTAGCCCCGCTCGATCCGCTGCAGCCGGATGAGGAACTCTGCTACGCGATTCCCGGATACGGGCTTTCGCTGCGCTTCGGTCCGGCGGACTTCATTCAGGTACACGCGGAAGTCAATCTGCGCATGATTGACCAGGCCATTGCCCTGCTGGCCCCTGTCGCGACGGACAGGGTGCTCGATCTCTATTGCGGTATAGGCAATTTCACCCTGCCGCTGGCGAAGTGCGCCGCCGAAGTCACCGGCATCGAGGGTGCGAGACCTGCGCTGGAGCGTGCCCGGCAGAATGCGGCCGCTGCGGGGCTTGCCAATACCCGCTTCATTGAGGCTGATCTTGGCGGTGCGGGCGTGGAGGGTGCCTGGACCCGTCAGTCCTTTGAGCTGGTGTTGCTGGATCCACCCCGGACGGGTGCGGCAGAGCTGCTGCCTGCGCTGGCCGGGGTCGGCGCCCGGCGCATCGTTTATGTATCCTGCCATCCGGGGACGCTGGCCCGCGATGCGGGGCTGCTGGTTTCAGCGCATGGCTACCGGCTCGAGGCCGCCGGTGCGATGGACATGTTTCCCCAGACCAGCCATGTTGAATCCATGGCGCTCTTTGTGAAGAACTGA